The genomic region GCTGAGTATTGGTAGTGAAACTATTGAAGTCCGCATTCCGCCAGGGGCAAAACCTGGTAGCCGCGTCCGCGTACGGGGCAAGGGTTTAGTTAATCCTGCTACGCAGCAACGAGGCGATTTGTACTTGAAAGTGGACATTCAACTGCACTCTTTCTTCAAGTTTGAAGGCGACAATCTCGTCTGCGAAGTGCCAATTACTCCCGATGAAGCGGTTCTCGGTGCAGCAATTGACGTTCCTACTCCCGATGGTTCTGTCAAGCTTAATGTTCCAGCTGGAGTTCGTTCCGGTCAATCTCTACGTTTACGCGGTAAAGGTTGGACTCTACCAAAAGGTGGACGCACCGATTTGCTAGTAAAAATTGCGATCGTTCCACCCAAAGATTTGAGCAGTACAGAGCGGGAGTATTATGAAAAGATTCGCAGTAGTCGCAGTTTTAATCCCCGCGATCGCTTGCCACAAGTCCACTTATAAATTTATGGGGTGCGTTCGTAACGCACCCTACCAAAACTCAATCAAGTACCGCTAACATTTGCTCTACACTGGCATTGTGGTCGAGGAAAGAAAACAAGTGTTTGTAACGCAATCTGCCCTGTTTATCTAATACAAACTGAGCGGGCAAAGGCGCACCTAGAGCTTGTCCCGTGCTGTATGTTCTAAATACACCACAGCTAGGATCGCTCAGTAATGGCATTCTCAAACCTAAATCTCTGATAACGATCTGACTTTGTTTTTCATCAGTACTTGTAATCATTAATAACTCAATACCGCGCTCGCGAAAGCGATCGTACTTCTCATTCACATCTTTAATATGTGGGAAGCAAAAAGGACAGTACTGCTTTTCCGTAAAAATCCGCGTGAACGCCAAAATAACTGGTTGCTTGCCTCGATATTCCGAAAGCTTGATTTCTCTACCATTGGTAATATCTGGCAATCGGAAGTCTGGTGTTATTGCGCCTAAATCTAGACTGCTAGTAGCTGGAATTGGCAAGAAATTACGAAAAAAACGCTCGTTGAGTAAGCCGCTAAAATCGTTTGAAGTTAGTACCATTTTTCTAAACAGCGTTTTACAAAGCTCTATGTTACACAAATATATCTTACAAAACTATAATGATTTTTGCACTGCTCGAATCCATACTCAATCCATATCCTCAAACAAATACTAGTATTTCAATTGTACGCCAATCGACTTGGTGTCTAGCCTTCAGTAACGTCTTGCAAACGCATTTTTGCGCGAAAAAATATTTGTTTCCTTCACCTAACACCTTAACATCAGCAGGAAAAAACATAACTGAATTTTTCTGTTTCACCAACTTTAAACCAACCCCAGGGGACAACTCGATCGCCTCCTTAATTACCTCTGCTAATACCAATAGATCGGGATAGGTGATCGCTTCTAAAACAATAAAAAAACACTGTAAAGCTGTAGCAAGTTCTTGAAGCGATTTTGCTTGTCTAACTGCCGTATACAAGTCAGAAGAATGCAGCTCGTAACCTATAAATCGCGCATAACTCGCATTGCGGCATTGTGTCCCGCTGCACCAATTACCGAACCTGCGGGGTGGCAACCTGCACTAGCTGAGTATAAACCCTGAATCGGCGTAGCATATGGCAAGCGATCGCTAAATCCAAAAGAATTATCGACGTGATGAATGTGTCCGCGTGTCAAACCAAAATGTTGTTCTAATCTCTGGGGATGGAGGGCAAAAACTTCTTGAACGAGATCGGAAGTACCAGGGGCAAAGCGATCGCAAATTGATAGCAAATGTCTTACATAATTCTCTTCCTCCTCTTCCCAGGTTGTTCCTTGTAATTCGTAAGGAACCCATTGCACGAACAAAGCTGAATTATGATGTCCTTGCCCGTCTTGTAAAGAAGGATCGAGAGTTGTATGAATGTACCATTCAATTGTCGGAAATTCTGGCAATCTTCCCGCTTCCACATCCGCAAAAGCTTGATACAGATGCATCATCACTTCCGATTCGTCCGGTAATAAATGAATCGTCGTGCCGTACTGACCCCGATTTTCAGGCAAACAAGTAAACTGGGGCAGTTCTCGCAAGCACATATTGACTTTAAAAGTCGTACCATCTCGCAAGTAACTATCTAGCCTGCGGTTGTAGTCGCCAGCAAAATTCTCCGTACCGACAAGTTGACGCATCCGAAATGGATCGGCGTTAACAATTACTATTTTAGCAGCAATCTCAGTGCCATCCTGCAAGACGACACCCGTTGCGATATTCTGAGATACTAAAATTTTATCTACGCCGTACCCAGTCTCAATTTTTGCCCCAGCTTTCATCGCCGCCTCTGCCAGACGATTAGTCACAGTCCCCATTCCGCCTCGTACCACCATCCAAGTACCATCACTCCCGGGGAGGCGACACATATTATGGACGAGAAAATTCATCCCCGTACCTGGAGTATCCCAAGTCCCGAATACCCCTGTAAATCCATCAGTGACAGCATACATTGCCTTAACTAAATCGCTTTGAAAATTAAAGCGATCCAGATATTCGCCAACAGACTTGCGGCACAGATCGATAAATATAGATTTTAAATGCGATCGCACGTATTTTTCTGCTGTCTCTTCTATCGATAGCGGTTCCTCTAACCACGTCGGGGCAATATCCTCTCTTAACTGTGTCAGTTCCTCTTGCAGTGCCAAATTTGCTTGCCAATCAGCTTCTGAAAAAAAGGCAGTAAACTGCTGCTGCATCTGTGCCGTATCGGAACCAAACAGTAGGTAGCGCCGATCTGTTGTCGGGACGAAATAGTGAGGATCTCGCCGGATAGTTGGTAGATCGATATCTAAAATTTTCAGTAGTTCTGGTGGCATCAACCCTAATAAATACGCGCCTGTAGAAATACCTAAGTTGGGCGCAGTACGAAAAGGTGTTTCTGTCCGACAAGCCCCACCAATCGCCTGTTTTTCTTCCAGAACTAACACGTTCAATCCCTGACGGGCAAGTAGTAATGCCGCTACTAATCCATTATGCCCAGCGCCGACGATCGCAATATCTACAGAGTGCTTCATACTAAGTGTTTGCGGTCATATGCTGTCACGGATTGAATTCAAGTTCCAGCATTTTGACTTTTGACTTTTGACTTTTGTACGGGCAGGTTTACGAAGAAACTCTACTCAGAACAGACATTTTAAGTAAACCTGTCCCTACAATCTTGACGCACTCTACGCGATCGCGGGGCTAGACTTTAGCAGTTTTTTACGATCGCGCTGTTTTTTCTGCCTTGCCAATATACATGACTGACGTATTATCTGTAATGCTTGCCCTCAAACTACCAGTTCTCTTGTAGTGCCAGAAAGTAGCGATCGCATCCCAGGGTGAACTTCCAAATAGGCTAAAGCCTTTAATGTCAATATTCGTAAAACTCTGCTGTTGCATCAAACTCGTTAACTCCTCTGGTTTGATGAATTTCTCCCAGTCATGAATCCCGCGATCGATCGCTTTGACGACTCCCTCCAAAAACCAAATCATCATCAACTGCGATTGCACAGTCCGGTTTATCGTGTCAAAACAAAACGTTCCTCCAGGCTGCAAGACGCGATGAATTTCCGTGATAG from Chroococcidiopsis sp. SAG 2025 harbors:
- a CDS encoding peroxiredoxin family protein; amino-acid sequence: MVLTSNDFSGLLNERFFRNFLPIPATSSLDLGAITPDFRLPDITNGREIKLSEYRGKQPVILAFTRIFTEKQYCPFCFPHIKDVNEKYDRFRERGIELLMITSTDEKQSQIVIRDLGLRMPLLSDPSCGVFRTYSTGQALGAPLPAQFVLDKQGRLRYKHLFSFLDHNASVEQMLAVLD
- a CDS encoding NAD(P)/FAD-dependent oxidoreductase, with product MKHSVDIAIVGAGHNGLVAALLLARQGLNVLVLEEKQAIGGACRTETPFRTAPNLGISTGAYLLGLMPPELLKILDIDLPTIRRDPHYFVPTTDRRYLLFGSDTAQMQQQFTAFFSEADWQANLALQEELTQLREDIAPTWLEEPLSIEETAEKYVRSHLKSIFIDLCRKSVGEYLDRFNFQSDLVKAMYAVTDGFTGVFGTWDTPGTGMNFLVHNMCRLPGSDGTWMVVRGGMGTVTNRLAEAAMKAGAKIETGYGVDKILVSQNIATGVVLQDGTEIAAKIVIVNADPFRMRQLVGTENFAGDYNRRLDSYLRDGTTFKVNMCLRELPQFTCLPENRGQYGTTIHLLPDESEVMMHLYQAFADVEAGRLPEFPTIEWYIHTTLDPSLQDGQGHHNSALFVQWVPYELQGTTWEEEEENYVRHLLSICDRFAPGTSDLVQEVFALHPQRLEQHFGLTRGHIHHVDNSFGFSDRLPYATPIQGLYSASAGCHPAGSVIGAAGHNAAMRVMRDL